A window of Bradyrhizobium sp. AZCC 1719 genomic DNA:
GCGAGTTTTTCCCTGACAGCGCGGACGAAGCCGCGCGGTGGCTGGGCCGCTTTGGCGCGAGCCTCGACCTCGGCAAGCGGATGCGCGCGCTTGGCCGCAGCGATCTCTTCGCGCTTGTAGGCCTCGATCTTGCTCAGGATATCGGACATCTCTGGCACCCCTTTGGACTCAGCCGCGCGAAACCGCGATCAGGTGCTTCAGCCGTGCCGCCGCCGCGCCGCTATCGAGCGATTTCGCGCCGATCGCGACGCCTTCCTTCAGATCCCTGGCACGGCCGGCCACGATCAGCGCCGCCGCCGCGTTGAGGAGCGCGACGTCGCGATAGGGGCTGGGCTTGCCGTTGAGCACGCCTTGCAGCGCCAGCGCATTGGCGTCCGCATCACCACCCCTAAGCGCGTCGACATTGCAGCAGGTGAGGCCCGCCTCCTCCGGCGTCACCTCGAAGGTGGTGATCTTGCCGTTGTCGAGGCTGGCGACAAAGCTCGGGCCAGTGAGGGTGATTTCATCGAGCCCGTCGGAGCCGTGGACGACCCAGACGGATTCGGAGCCGAGGTTTTTCAAGACCTGCGCCAGTGGCTGCACCCAGTGCCTGGAGAACACGCCGACCATCTGGCGCTTGACGCCGGCCGGATTGGAGAGCGGCCCGAGCAGGTTGAAGATCGTGCGGGTGGCGAGCTCGACGCGGGTCGGGCCGACATTCTTCATCGCGGGGTGATGTGCGGGCGCGAACATGAAGCCGATGCCGGCCTC
This region includes:
- the trpD gene encoding anthranilate phosphoribosyltransferase codes for the protein MDDLKSIIGKVATGATLSRDEAASAFDAMMSGEATPSQMGGLLMALRVRGETVDEITGAVAAMRGKMLRVKAPADAVDVVGTGGDGSGSVNVSTCAAFIVAGAGVPVAKHGNRALSSRSGAADVLASLGVKIDLTPDQVGRCVQEAGIGFMFAPAHHPAMKNVGPTRVELATRTIFNLLGPLSNPAGVKRQMVGVFSRHWVQPLAQVLKNLGSESVWVVHGSDGLDEITLTGPSFVASLDNGKITTFEVTPEEAGLTCCNVDALRGGDADANALALQGVLNGKPSPYRDVALLNAAAALIVAGRARDLKEGVAIGAKSLDSGAAAARLKHLIAVSRG